In Williamwhitmania sp., one genomic interval encodes:
- a CDS encoding methyltransferase, with translation MKKAGKISTAVQFLLIGALIVAGPIFTVGNLILLLIQMSSLVLGIWAIQVVGVYNVSIFPIPRQGLELQINGPYRWIRHPMYLAVLLFTAPITLQHPTALKTSLMVLLVIDLVSKITIEESLLKKEIPTYRYYMKKTWRLIPLIY, from the coding sequence ATGAAAAAAGCAGGAAAAATATCTACAGCGGTTCAATTTCTTCTAATTGGTGCCCTTATTGTTGCTGGTCCCATATTCACCGTTGGTAATTTAATTCTGTTGCTTATACAGATGTCTAGCCTTGTCCTTGGAATATGGGCTATTCAGGTGGTTGGGGTTTATAACGTCTCCATCTTCCCAATTCCACGCCAAGGATTGGAGCTCCAAATTAATGGTCCATATCGATGGATTCGTCATCCCATGTATTTGGCGGTTTTACTCTTCACTGCCCCCATTACCCTTCAACATCCAACAGCATTAAAAACAAGCTTAATGGTGCTGCTAGTAATTGATCTGGTTTCAAAAATTACCATAGAGGAATCATTACTAAAAAAGGAGATACCCACCTACAGGTACTATATGAAAAAAACTTGGAGACTAATCCCTCTCATCTACTAA
- a CDS encoding CPBP family intramembrane glutamic endopeptidase, whose translation MKSNNKEQSSVKPMGIGLSIVFLGATTAAMWFAMQYFLPRMVVQFAATPAPLAWYISTGIAVFLPMLLLTMVLVKTELKSFTYHQLKHRLRIRKLKGEDWIWVFLSIMLSAILTMVLIFISKNNIDHFSPQPALLQLHSLAPEDSWIMLACLPLFLFNLLSGELFWRGYLFPRQQAKFGKRTWLINGLLWLIFRLPLGLNLLIVSTPTAFLITYAFQKTQNIKVAILVNGVISGLGFIALALGYM comes from the coding sequence ATGAAAAGCAATAACAAAGAGCAATCTTCGGTTAAGCCTATGGGTATTGGCCTTTCCATAGTTTTTCTAGGTGCTACTACAGCAGCAATGTGGTTTGCGATGCAATACTTTTTACCGAGAATGGTAGTCCAGTTTGCCGCAACCCCTGCCCCACTTGCATGGTATATCTCAACCGGAATTGCTGTATTCTTGCCCATGTTATTGTTGACAATGGTTTTGGTAAAAACAGAATTAAAAAGTTTCACCTACCATCAGCTAAAACATCGATTAAGAATAAGAAAGTTGAAGGGAGAAGATTGGATATGGGTTTTCCTGAGCATAATGCTTTCGGCTATTCTAACGATGGTGCTCATCTTTATAAGTAAAAACAACATTGATCATTTCTCACCACAACCTGCACTTTTGCAGCTGCATTCCTTAGCCCCTGAAGATAGCTGGATTATGTTGGCTTGCTTGCCTCTATTCCTTTTCAACCTATTGAGTGGTGAACTATTTTGGAGAGGCTACCTATTCCCTCGGCAGCAGGCAAAATTTGGAAAAAGAACATGGTTAATCAATGGCCTGCTGTGGTTAATTTTCCGTCTGCCGCTGGGCCTTAACCTCCTTATTGTCTCCACCCCAACTGCATTCTTAATTACCTATGCTTTTCAGAAGACGCAAAACATAAAGGTTGCAATTCTTGTTAATGGGGTAATAAGTGGTTTAGGTTTTATTGCTCTAGCACTTGGCTACATGTAG